A portion of the Pseudostreptobacillus hongkongensis genome contains these proteins:
- a CDS encoding methyltransferase regulatory domain-containing protein: MSKNSYDELVYKSKSFPFTTPFNIEALSFLYGLTPVNSKKCRVLELGSSFGGNILSQALYNPDNEYIGIDLSEEQIKKGNEIIESIGLKNIKLMKKNIMDIDEEFGKFDYIICHGVFSWVPDMVKEKILSILDNNLSENGIAYVSYNTYPGWKELQKIRDIMLYANKYYDTTPLDEKVERSKYIINIIANQIKQYTEVDQHKFLEKLNYALEKDNYYLAHEYLEEVNDPFYLHEFADMLDKHNLTYISDINLRLSFLSSHRSEVIENIKALSLDDNIIKEQCLDFVLDTQFRKSLICKKDKRGLINFTEQIPSSIIDKLYFYKLNLDAINDSKLKNKFEEVINSKPVFSISDLVSKNDDKTEMRGILLDLMVYNNVLFSLNDVERIVYKENKVYIPKVYTNYIDVCLKNIKYITMSNYYNDNIDIFNFLDLELMKILEKPRTKEELINKLDMIIEKNNFKLTKNISGKEVEVKSSDYIYEFIVKIEFMNFFVNV, translated from the coding sequence ATGTCTAAAAATTCATATGATGAATTAGTATATAAATCAAAATCTTTTCCATTTACTACTCCATTTAATATAGAGGCACTTTCATTTTTATATGGACTTACTCCTGTTAATTCTAAAAAATGTAGAGTATTGGAATTAGGATCATCGTTTGGAGGAAATATATTATCTCAAGCTTTATATAATCCAGATAATGAATATATAGGAATAGACTTATCAGAAGAACAAATTAAAAAGGGAAATGAAATAATAGAAAGCATAGGTCTTAAGAATATTAAATTAATGAAGAAGAATATTATGGATATAGATGAAGAATTTGGTAAGTTTGATTATATAATATGCCATGGTGTATTCTCATGGGTTCCAGACATGGTTAAAGAAAAAATTCTATCTATATTAGATAATAATTTAAGTGAAAATGGAATAGCTTATGTATCATATAATACATATCCTGGGTGGAAAGAATTACAAAAAATTAGAGATATAATGCTATATGCTAATAAGTATTATGATACAACACCTTTAGATGAAAAAGTTGAAAGATCTAAATATATTATTAATATAATTGCAAATCAAATAAAACAATATACAGAAGTTGATCAGCATAAATTCTTAGAAAAACTAAACTATGCTTTAGAAAAAGATAATTATTATCTGGCTCATGAATATTTAGAAGAAGTAAATGATCCATTTTATTTACATGAATTTGCTGATATGTTAGATAAACATAATCTTACATATATTAGTGATATTAACTTAAGATTATCATTTTTAAGTTCACATAGATCAGAAGTTATAGAAAATATTAAAGCTCTTTCATTAGATGATAATATTATTAAAGAGCAATGTTTAGATTTTGTTTTAGATACACAGTTTAGAAAATCTTTAATATGTAAGAAAGATAAAAGAGGGTTGATTAATTTTACAGAACAAATTCCTTCAAGTATTATAGATAAACTATATTTCTATAAACTAAATTTAGATGCTATAAATGATTCAAAATTAAAAAATAAATTTGAGGAAGTTATTAACAGTAAACCTGTGTTTAGTATATCTGATTTGGTAAGTAAAAATGATGATAAGACTGAAATGAGAGGTATACTTTTAGACTTAATGGTATATAATAATGTGTTGTTTAGTTTAAATGATGTTGAAAGAATAGTATATAAAGAAAATAAAGTGTATATTCCAAAGGTTTATACAAATTATATAGATGTGTGTTTAAAAAATATAAAATATATAACAATGTCTAACTACTATAATGATAACATAGATATATTTAATTTTTTAGATTTAGAATTGATGAAAATACTAGAAAAACCAAGAACAAAAGAAGAATTGATTAATAAACTAGATATGATAATAGAAAAAAACAATTTTAAATTGACTAAAAATATTTCTGGTAAAGAAGTTGAAGTTAAATCATCAGATTATATATATGAATTTATAGTAAAGATAGAATTTATGAATTTCTTTGTTAATGTATAA
- the rplA gene encoding 50S ribosomal protein L1 gives MSKKGKRYNEISQKVDKLKIYTPEEALKLVFETKSAKFVETVELAIRLGVDPRHADQQVRGTVTLPNGTGKTVRILAITSGENIDKALAAGADFAGDDEYITKIQAGWMDFDLVIATPDMMPKLGKLGKILGTKGLMPNPKSGTVTTDVAKTVEEFKKGKVAFKVDKLGSIHLPIGKVNFSEEQIVENFKVALDQIIKLKPATSKGQYLRTVAISLTMGPGIKIDPLLASSFVAK, from the coding sequence ATGTCAAAAAAAGGGAAAAGATATAATGAAATTTCTCAAAAAGTAGATAAATTAAAAATATACACACCTGAAGAAGCTTTAAAATTAGTATTCGAAACTAAGAGTGCTAAATTCGTAGAAACAGTAGAATTAGCTATTAGATTAGGAGTAGATCCTAGACATGCTGATCAACAAGTAAGAGGAACTGTAACTTTACCAAATGGTACAGGTAAAACAGTTAGAATACTTGCTATAACTTCAGGAGAAAATATAGATAAAGCATTAGCTGCAGGAGCAGATTTTGCAGGTGATGATGAATATATTACAAAAATTCAAGCAGGATGGATGGACTTTGATTTAGTAATAGCAACTCCTGATATGATGCCTAAACTTGGTAAATTAGGTAAAATCTTAGGAACAAAAGGGTTAATGCCAAATCCTAAATCTGGAACAGTTACTACTGATGTAGCTAAAACTGTAGAAGAATTCAAAAAAGGAAAAGTAGCATTTAAAGTTGATAAATTAGGATCAATTCACTTACCAATAGGTAAAGTAAACTTCTCTGAAGAACAAATAGTTGAAAACTTCAAAGTTGCTTTAGATCAAATTATTAAATTAAAACCAGCTACATCTAAAGGACAATACTTAAGAACAGTTGCAATCTCATTAACTATGGGACCTGGAATTAAAATAGATCCTTTATTAGCATCTTCATTTGTAGCTAAATAA
- the rplK gene encoding 50S ribosomal protein L11: protein MAKNNKEIVAKVKLQLGAGKANPAPPVGSALGPQGINIPEFCKQFNAQTQDKAGFIIPVEISIYADRSFSFVLKTPPASDLLKKAAKVERGAQNSLKEVAGSITKAQLKEIAETKMPDLNASSVEAAMNIIAGTARSMGIKVND, encoded by the coding sequence ATGGCTAAAAATAATAAAGAAATAGTGGCTAAAGTTAAATTACAATTAGGAGCTGGTAAAGCTAACCCAGCACCACCAGTAGGGTCAGCTTTAGGACCACAAGGTATAAATATTCCTGAATTCTGTAAACAATTCAATGCTCAAACACAAGATAAAGCAGGATTTATTATACCAGTTGAAATTTCAATTTATGCAGATAGAAGTTTTAGTTTTGTATTAAAAACACCACCTGCATCAGATTTATTAAAGAAAGCAGCTAAAGTTGAAAGAGGAGCTCAAAACTCATTAAAAGAAGTTGCTGGAAGTATTACTAAAGCTCAATTAAAAGAAATTGCTGAAACTAAGATGCCAGATTTAAATGCATCATCAGTTGAAGCTGCTATGAATATAATTGCAGGAACTGCAAGAAGTATGGGAATTAAAGTTAACGATTAA
- a CDS encoding transcription termination/antitermination NusG family protein, producing the protein MEFVNKWYIIHTYSGYEKKVKTDLEKRIFSEGLTDKVFRILVPEEKVMEEKKGKLVPVYRKIFPSYVMVEMRTTREQYEDSVNYKVDSKAWYIIRNTNGVTGFVGVGSDPLPMSEAEVEDVFSKMSNDEFEEQLDYQVGDYVRTNDGIEGTVDSIDLIAKKVKIVALIGSRPTVLTLELDEVSKF; encoded by the coding sequence ATGGAATTTGTAAATAAATGGTATATAATTCATACATATTCAGGATATGAAAAAAAGGTTAAAACGGATTTAGAAAAAAGAATTTTTTCTGAAGGTTTGACTGATAAAGTATTTAGAATTTTAGTTCCTGAAGAAAAAGTTATGGAAGAGAAAAAAGGGAAGTTAGTTCCTGTTTATAGAAAAATATTTCCAAGTTATGTAATGGTTGAAATGAGAACAACTAGAGAACAATATGAAGATAGTGTTAACTATAAAGTTGATAGTAAGGCTTGGTATATTATTCGTAATACTAATGGAGTTACTGGGTTTGTAGGTGTTGGATCTGATCCTTTACCTATGTCAGAAGCTGAAGTTGAAGATGTATTTTCTAAGATGAGTAACGATGAATTTGAAGAACAATTAGATTACCAAGTTGGTGATTATGTAAGAACTAATGATGGTATAGAAGGTACAGTAGATTCTATAGATTTAATTGCTAAAAAAGTAAAAATTGTTGCTTTAATTGGAAGTAGACCTACAGTTTTAACTCTTGAGTTAGATGAAGTTAGTAAATTTTAA
- the secE gene encoding preprotein translocase subunit SecE: MNLFSQVVSEYKQVTWASLPEVVQVTIVVLLITIFISLMVLIFDVSFTTLMDRFSSFIKTVIRQG; this comes from the coding sequence ATGAATTTGTTTAGTCAAGTAGTATCTGAGTACAAACAAGTTACATGGGCAAGTTTGCCAGAAGTAGTACAAGTTACTATAGTGGTACTATTAATTACTATATTCATTTCTTTAATGGTTTTAATATTTGATGTAAGCTTTACAACTCTAATGGATAGATTTTCAAGCTTCATTAAAACAGTTATAAGACAGGGGTAA
- the rpmG gene encoding 50S ribosomal protein L33 — MRVQVILECTETKLRHYVTTKNKKTHPERLELRKYNPVLKRYSLYREVK; from the coding sequence ATGAGAGTTCAAGTAATTTTAGAATGCACTGAGACAAAGTTGAGACACTATGTTACAACTAAAAACAAAAAAACTCATCCTGAAAGATTAGAGTTAAGAAAATACAATCCAGTGTTAAAAAGATATTCTCTTTACAGAGAAGTTAAGTAA
- a CDS encoding winged helix-turn-helix domain-containing protein has product MKILYYSWDIKKDYDYPDKLRKDHLNIEVTSDESVVLDKIENNLVDILIFDTTNIMNYKKLFQYFNEPNSKLLTIAITRPENTFIIEEALEIGLNDYIYCTLTPKQFSAKLRAFLFLVTKEKKVDENGILTVKDLELNPLTREAKRDGKEVSLTNKEYKLLELLLLNKNKIVTRETILETVWGKDYSSNKNIGDVYVTFLRRKIEYGFPTKIIKTIRNVGYIVKD; this is encoded by the coding sequence ATGAAAATACTTTATTATAGTTGGGACATAAAAAAAGATTATGATTACCCAGATAAATTAAGAAAAGACCATTTAAATATTGAAGTAACTAGTGATGAAAGTGTAGTTTTAGATAAAATTGAAAATAATTTAGTAGATATTTTAATTTTTGACACTACAAATATTATGAATTATAAAAAACTATTTCAATATTTTAACGAACCAAATAGTAAATTATTGACTATTGCTATAACAAGACCTGAAAATACATTTATTATTGAAGAGGCACTAGAAATTGGTTTAAACGATTATATTTATTGTACATTGACTCCTAAACAGTTTTCAGCAAAACTACGTGCATTTCTTTTCCTAGTAACAAAAGAAAAGAAAGTTGATGAAAACGGTATTCTTACAGTAAAAGATCTAGAATTAAATCCTCTTACAAGAGAAGCTAAGCGTGATGGAAAAGAAGTATCTTTAACTAATAAAGAATATAAATTACTAGAACTATTACTATTAAATAAAAATAAGATAGTTACAAGAGAAACTATACTTGAAACTGTATGGGGTAAAGATTATTCTAGCAACAAGAATATAGGGGATGTTTATGTAACATTCTTAAGAAGAAAAATCGAATATGGATTCCCAACAAAAATAATTAAAACTATTAGAAATGTTGGTTATATAGTTAAGGATTAA
- a CDS encoding S4 domain-containing protein yields MRLDKFLKVTRVVKRRTIANELCDLGRVEVNGDVKKALYTVKIGDKILIKYFNRVFNVDVISMPPESVKKEDIEKYIKIIEIKE; encoded by the coding sequence ATGAGATTAGATAAATTTTTGAAAGTAACTAGAGTTGTAAAAAGAAGAACTATAGCTAATGAGTTATGTGATTTGGGTAGGGTAGAAGTAAATGGAGATGTAAAAAAAGCTTTATATACAGTTAAAATAGGTGATAAAATATTAATTAAATATTTTAATAGAGTTTTTAATGTGGATGTTATATCTATGCCACCTGAATCAGTTAAAAAAGAAGATATAGAAAAATATATTAAAATAATTGAAATAAAAGAATAG